The Silvanigrella paludirubra genome includes a window with the following:
- the rpsI gene encoding 30S ribosomal protein S9, with the protein MAVKYVSGVGKRKTSIARVYLVRDGKGAITINHRTLEDYFKRPTSRMVVEQPLNLTQTLGKVDIRVTVVGGGLSGQAGAIRHGITHALLNMNPEFRSILKASSLITRDARIKERKKYGLRSARARFQFSKR; encoded by the coding sequence ATGGCAGTTAAATATGTATCTGGCGTAGGTAAACGTAAAACATCTATCGCTCGTGTTTATTTGGTAAGAGATGGCAAAGGTGCTATCACAATCAATCACCGCACTCTTGAAGATTATTTCAAGCGTCCAACTTCACGCATGGTTGTTGAGCAACCTTTAAATCTTACTCAAACTTTAGGTAAGGTTGATATCCGCGTTACTGTTGTTGGTGGTGGTCTTTCTGGTCAAGCGGGAGCAATCCGTCATGGTATTACTCATGCGCTTCTTAACATGAACCCAGAATTCCGTTCTATTCTTAAGGCTTCTAGTCTTATTACTCGTGATGCGCGCATCAAAGAGCGTAAAAAATATGGTTTACGTTCTGCTCGTGCTCGTTTCCAATTCTCCAAGCGTTAA